In one window of Thermodesulfovibrionales bacterium DNA:
- a CDS encoding MogA/MoaB family molybdenum cofactor biosynthesis protein: MITVAVLTLSDKGSRGERKDLSGPMIGEMLADIGAEVKQYEILPDEKEMIKKRLVEYAEKVDLILTTGGTGLSPRDVTPDATREVIEREVPGIAEMMRSEGMKKTPRSMLSRAIAGIRGQTLIINLPGSPKAVQENLSTILAVIPHAVEKIKGDTTECAAQ; this comes from the coding sequence ATGATTACCGTTGCCGTTCTGACATTGAGCGATAAGGGGTCAAGGGGCGAGCGAAAAGACCTGAGCGGTCCGATGATCGGAGAGATGCTGGCGGACATCGGGGCCGAAGTGAAACAGTACGAGATCTTGCCGGACGAAAAAGAGATGATAAAGAAGAGATTGGTCGAATACGCAGAAAAGGTCGATTTGATACTGACAACGGGCGGAACGGGTCTCAGCCCGAGGGATGTGACTCCTGACGCTACGAGAGAGGTCATCGAGAGAGAGGTACCGGGCATTGCCGAGATGATGCGTTCTGAAGGCATGAAGAAGACACCGAGGTCAATGCTTTCAAGGGCAATAGCAGGAATTAGGGGGCAGACGTTGATCATTAACCTTCCGGGCAGTCCGAAGGCGGTGCAGGAGAACCTGAGCACAATACTCGCTGTCATCCCCCACGCCGTCGAAAAGATCAAGGGAGATACGACGGAATGCGCTGCTCAATAG
- a CDS encoding MOSC domain-containing protein, with product MGKIVSLNISDRKGVRKRPVRDVLLKAEYGIEGDAHASSEWHRQVSLLAFESIEKMRNMGLDVKPGDFAENITTIGIELTSLPLGTHLTIGDDIEVEVSQIGKECHTRCAIYYQAGDCVMPKEGIFVRVIKGGRVKEGDEIIAGRAG from the coding sequence ATGGGAAAGATAGTCTCTCTCAACATCAGCGACAGGAAAGGCGTCAGAAAGAGGCCCGTACGGGATGTGTTGCTGAAGGCTGAATACGGCATAGAGGGCGATGCCCATGCATCCTCGGAATGGCACAGGCAGGTAAGCCTGCTTGCCTTCGAGAGCATCGAGAAGATGCGGAACATGGGGCTTGATGTCAAACCCGGAGACTTTGCCGAAAATATCACGACGATCGGCATCGAACTCACCAGTCTGCCTCTTGGCACGCACCTGACGATCGGCGATGACATAGAGGTTGAGGTGAGTCAGATAGGAAAAGAATGCCATACACGGTGTGCGATATACTATCAGGCCGGGGACTGTGTCATGCCGAAGGAAGGGATTTTCGTCAGAGTCATAAAGGGCGGAAGGGTGAAGGAGGGAGATGAAATCATAGCAGGCCGAGCAGGATGA